The Streptomyces vinaceus genome contains the following window.
GCGACGAGCGCCACGATCGCCGGCAGGATCAGCGCCGCTCCCACGCCTTCCAGGAAGGACCAGCCCAGCAGCAGCACGGGCAGGTTAGGGGCGAGCGACGTGGTGAGGGATCCGCAGCCGTAGATGACGCAGCCGATCATGAAGGCCCGTCTGCGGCCGACGAGCGCGCCGACCTTGCCGCCGATGATCATCAGCATCGCCATGACCAGCGTGTAGGCGGTGATGGCGCCTTGCAGACCGCTCACGGTGGTACCGATGTCCTCCGCCACCGTGGCGATCGACACGTTCATCACCGAGCTGTCCAGGGCCATCAGGAACTGCCCGGCGGCCAGCGTCAGCAGGACGAGCTGTGCGTCTTTCGCCTTCCCGCCCGTGGGGGTCCCGGGTGCTTTGGCTGTCATGGACGGAGCGTCCCACGGCGGCGGACGGGGCCGTGTCGCCTCGCCGCGCAGGTCAGCCGAGTGGCGGGAACGCGGCGACGCGCCCCTCAGTCGAGGCGTACCGCCACCAGGCACGTGTCGTCCTCCAGGCACGTGTCGTCCTCGTTCTGCTCGGGCGTGAACGCGGCCATGAGCCGGTCCATGGCCTCTTGCGCGCCGAGTCCCGCGCAGGACACCAGCACCCTGCGCAGCGTTTCGATCCCCTGGCCGATGTCCTCCCCGCGCCGCTCGACCATGCCGTCGGTGTACAGCAGCAGGAGGTCGCCCCGGCGCAGCGGGACGGTGGCGGTCGCGAACTCGTGTCCGGGCAGGAGGCCGAACAGGGGTCCCCGGTGGGAGGTGTCGAGCTCCGACGCCCGACCGTCACGGAGCAGCAAGGGTGCCGGATGGCCCGCGCAGGCCCAGCGGAAGTGGCGCTCCCCGTCGATGTGGCCGATGATCCCGGTCGCCGTTTCCGCGGCGTCGTCGCCGCACACCAGCTCGTTGAGCCAGGTCGTCAGCTGTCCCGCGTGGGTTCCCGGAGCGTGCGCGAGGCCGGCGAGGGCGTGGCGCTGCTGTGCCATCCGTGCGACCGCGCCCAGGCCGTGGCCGCACGCGTCACCGATGGCGAGGAGGATCCGCCCGTCCGGCAGCCGGCGGCATTTGTACCAGTCACCGCCGACGGCGTCCGACTCCGCGGGCAGGTAGGCGGCCGCCACGGACAGTCCGAGTTCGGCGAGCTCCGCCGAGTGCGTCGGCAGGAGCGCCTCCCGCAACGCCGTGGCCACCAGGCGCTCGGCCGCCGCCTCCTTGCGCAGTTCCTCCCTCTGGCGGCGGGTCGCCGCGAGCCGCTGACGGCTGTGCACCTGGGCGGTCAGGTCGCGTGCGATGAGGTGCAGGGCCCAGGGAAGTCCGTCCCTGGCGATGACGGGGTGGCCGACCAGGTGGAGGGTGCGGATCTCCCCCAGCACGCTGAAGCGGACCTCCGCACCCGCCGGCTCCTCGCCTTCCAGGAGGGCGGTCAGCATCTTGCCGAAACGCGGTACGTCGTCCAGGAGCACGGCGTCGCACAGCTCCACCAGCGACAGCGCGCGCCCCTCCTCGGTGCGGAAGATCGCGTGCAGCCCCTCCGACCAGGTGGTGTCGCCGGACAGGAGGTCCCACGTGCCCCAGCCCATGGAGGCGATGTACTGCGCGTCGAGCGACAGCATCTCCGTACGGTTGCGGGCGGGCCGCCACGTGACCAACACCTGGTCCCCGCACGACGCCGCGTCGTACAGCAGACGGGCGCGGTGCAGGCCGTCGCCGCGCTGCTCGGTGTAGTCGACGGCATGATCGTGCAGGGCGCGGCCGGTGGTCAGGACCTCGGCCAGGGCCTCGATCAGCCCGCCTGCCGCCGCTCCGGGCTGGACCTCCAGCAGCCGCCGCCCGATGTGCCGGTCCGGGGCGTCGAGCCACTGGGCCGAGCGGACGTGGTTGCCCGCCCGGACGGTGAAGTCCCCGGTGCGCCCGTCCTCGTCCCGTACGGGGACCAGCAGCGCGGCCGACACGGGGATCGCGGGCAGCGTGGCGCAGACGCAGGCCCACGGGTCGTGGCCGTCCTGGTCCGCGCACGCGTGCCCGGGTCCGCCGGCCGCGCCGCACGGGCAGGCCCGGGCCGTTTCGCCGTCCTGCGGACCCGGCGCCGTGGGTGCGGGGTCAGGGCGTACGCCCGCGTCCCGGCGGGCGGCGGTGCGCAGGGCGGCAACCTCGCTCGCGACGACCTGCTTGAGCGTCTCGGGATCCTGCGCAATCACTGGTTTCATCGGTCCTCACCGGTCGGGATCCCTCCGGGGCCGCGCCCTCTTCCCAGGGCGAGCGGGCCGTCTTCCTAGGGCAGCGGGCCGTCTTCGGGGTCCTCGATGACGTGGACGGCGGCTTCCTCGGCCGAGGCGGCGCCCGCGTCGATGCCCACGTCGTGGGCGAGGACGGAGTTCGCGTGGGGTGTGCCGGCGACCGGCGCCAGGCGACCGGCACGCCGGCCGCCCGCCTCCGGGTCCACGGGCTCGCCCTCGCCGTCCACCAAGTCCCCGATGCCGTCCCCCGCCGGCGGTTCCTGGTCCGGCTCCTCCCTGGCGAGACGCTGGTCAAGGCTTTCCCCGGTCCGTTGCGCCCCTCCGGTGGTGTCGTCCCCCTGCCTCGCGTGGGGCCGCTCGGGCGGCGAGTATCCCTGGTCGAGCACGGCGTCCGTGCCGGGCTCGCCGAGGCTGTCGTCCATGTCGGGCTGCAGCTCGGACGGCTCGTCCTCCGGCTGGGGCTGGTACACGTCGTCGCCGCGGGCGCCGGTGTCGCTCATGGCCTGTCCTCCCTCTCCTCGCGGCGGCTGTCGGCCAGCACCGCGTGCTCTTCCCGCCCCTCCCCGGAAAAGGGCCGATCACGCGACCGGTACCCCGGCTTCCGGCTCAGACGTTCAGGTTCAGGATGATGGCGTAGGCGAGGAAGAACAGGGCGAACACCAGGGCGACCAGCCAGATCAACACGAGTGGCGCTGTCCCCCAGCCGCGCGACAGGGGCCTGTACGGGCCCGTCTCGGAGCCCGTGCTCGATTCCCCGGGCGGCGTTTCGCCGGGCGGAACCCATCGGCGCGGGTCAGGGCCGGAGACCGGGTTCGGTGCGGACATGGAGTACCTCCTCGTACCCCCCTCGCCTCGCCCGCGAAGGCACCGGGGCAGCCCGGCTCGCAGACGCAAGAACGCGTACTCGGCACCTACCCACGCCCTCACCCCTCACTCCTCACGGGCCCGACGAGCCGTCGCCCTCGTCCGTGCCTGCGAAGACCTGGCCCGCGCCCGTGGTTCCATGGCCGCGTGGAGAGCGCCTCGCAGTACCTTCCGACCAGGGGACTCGGCCTGCCCGGCGGGCTGGAAGGCGGTTGCGGGGCGCGGGCGCGGAGCGGGGGATGAGCGGTCCTCCCCTGTCCGTGCGCGGCCGTCCGTCGCGCCGCGACCGGCTGACCGGGCTGCTGCCTCCGGCCGTGGCATGGCTGATGAGCAACCTCGTCACCTGGCTGGTCGCGAGGGCTTCCGTCGCCGGCGACGGGTCCGAGGTGGCGTACTGGTCCACCGCCGGTCGGCGCCGATGGGACGCGGAGCACTACCTGTCGATCGCCAAGACCGGCTACGAGATGTTCCCGTGCCGGGAGCGCTACCCGGACTATCCCGATGTGATCTGCGGGAACGTCGCCTGGTTCCCCGGGTACCCGATGTCGGTCCGCGCCGTCTCCGCCACCGGACTCTCCTACGAGATCTCCGCCGTCGTCGTCTCCGAGGCCTCCCTCTTCGGGATCTTCGCGGTGCTCTGGTACCTGCTGGGCGCCCGGCTCACCTGGGCCACCGGCCTCACGCTCGCGATCGGCGCGGTCTTCCCGGGCGGTGTCTACTTCCATGCGATGTTCCCGATCGCCACCGGAACGCTGGCATTGCTCGTCTGCGTCGCCGGGGTGAGACGCGGCTCCTGGGGCCTTGCCGCCGCCGGTGGTTTCGTGGCCACCGCATGCCACCTGGTCGGCGCGGTCGCGGTCGGCATGCTGCTGCTCAGCGCGTTCTTCGCGTGGCAGCGGGACACGTGGAGCGTGCGGCTCGCGAAGGCCGGGGCGTCGGCCGCCCTCGCCGGGTGCGGAGTCCTGTGGACCAAGTGGCTGATGTGGCAGGCGACGGGCCGGTGGGACGCGTACGAGACGATCCAGCAGTCCAGCTACGGGCAAAGCGGTGTGCGGCAGCCGTTCGACGAGATGCGGAAGGCCTACGGTTTCCCGTTCAGCGATTGGTACCGGCCCGAGGGGCACCTGCCGTGGCTGGTGGAGCACAGCCTCGGCGCGCACCGGAGCCAGCTCTGGCTGAACGCGGCGTTCGTGCTGCTCGTGGTGGCCACGGCCGCCGTCCGGCTCGTGCGCGACCGCCGGCTCGCCGCCGAGGAGTGGGCCGCTGTGACCCTGACGGTGGCGATCTTCCTCGTACCGTTCTTCGCCGGGGCGGAAATGTCGTGGTACCGCAACCACGCGCAGATGTTGGTCGGGCTCGTACTCGTCCGGCACACGTCCCGATGGGTCCAGGTACCGCTGCTGGCGTGGTGCTCGGTCCAGTACGCGCTTCTGGCGTCGATGTTCTTCGCCGGAGTGCTGGTCTGACCCGGCCGCCCCGGGCCGCCCCCTACGGACCGCTCCGCGCCCGGAGCGGTGCTCCGGGCGCGAGCGGTCGGCGGGAGGCCGGCGCGTGGTCAGCGGTTCTGCAGGGATTTGACGTTGTCGCCGAAGGTCCAGCCCTTGGAGCCGTCCCAGTTGACCGACCAGGTCATGAGCCCCTTCAGCGAGCCGCCGTAGGCGTTCCACGCCTGACCGACCAGGCTCGGCGCCATGTGGCCTCCGCCGGCGCCGGGCTGGGCGGGCAGGCCGGGCACCTGCTTGTCGTAGGGCACCTTGACGGTGGTCCCCTGGATGGTCAGGCCGTTGTTCAGGCACGTGGTCTGCGCGGTGAAGCCCTGAACCGTGCCGGCCTGGTAGGAATCGCCGGAGCAGCCGTACATGCTGCCGTTGTAGTACTGCATGTTCAGCCACCACAGGCGGCCGTTGTCGGCGTACTTCTTGATGATCGGCAGGTACGCACCCCAGATCGACCCGTAGGTGACGCTTCCACCGGTGACGTACGCGGTCTCGGGGGCCATCGTGAGGCCGAAGCCGGCCGGCATCTGCGCGAGGACGCCGTCGATGATGCGGATCAGGTTGGACTGGGAGGCGGACAGCGTGTTGATGTCGCCGCTTCCGGACAGGCCGGTCTCGATGTCGATGTCTATGCCGTCGAAGTTGTACCTCTTGAGGATCGGGACGACCGTCGCGACGAACTTGTCGGCGACGGTGCTGGAGCTCAGGTCGATGCCGGCGGCTGCGCCGCCGATCGACATCAGGAGCGTCGCCCCGGCCGCCTTGGCCCGGCACATCTCGGCGGGGGTCGAGACCTTGACTCCGGCGTCCATGCCGTCCTGCCACAGGACGGTGCCGTCCGAGAGGATCACCGGGAAGGCCGCGTTGATGACGTTGTACCCGTGCGCGGCGATCCGGCTGTCCGTGATGGGGATCCAGCCCATGCCGGGGTGGACCCCGTTGGAGGCGCCGTCCCAGTTCTCCCAGTAGCCCTGGAGGACCTTGCCGGACGGCCTGGGCTTCGTCGGGCAGGTGTCACCCGGCGGAGTGGTGGGCGGCGGGGTGGTGGGCGGGGCGGTCGTCGGCGGCGCCGTCGTCGGTGGGGTGGTGGTCGGCGGGGCGGTCGTCGGTGGGGTCGTGGTCGGCGGGGCGGTGGTCGGCGGCGGGGTGGTGCCGCCGGGGCCGCTGAGCGACACGTCGTCCGCGTAGTACGCGGGCTGCCCGTACCAGCCGTGGAGGTAGACGGTGACCGAGGTGGTGTTCGGCCCGGTGGTGAAGGTGAGGCCGAGCTGGCTGTACGAGGGGCTGTTCGGCGTCCACGTGGACGTCGTGCCGGTGAGGCCGGAGCCGGTGGCGCCCAGGTAGACGTAGCTGCCCTGGACGTAGGCGCTCAGGGAGTACTGGGAGTTGGGCTGCACGCTGACGGTCTGGCTGCACTGGGCGGTGTCCTGGCCGGTCGGCGCCGCCTTGAGCGCGGAGGCGCCGGAGCGGACCGGACTGCCGACGGCCGCGGCGCCGCCTCCGGCGCACGTCCAGTCGGTCAGCCCGTTCTCGAAGCCGGAGTTGGCCACGAGGTTGGCCGGGGCGGCCCCGGCCGAGACGGAGCCGGCCACCGCGAGGCCGGTCGCGATGACGGCGACCGCGCTGACCGCGGCGAGTACGCGCCTGAGGACGGCCGGTCCCGGCGGGGTCCGGTCCGGTCCGGGGCGAGGGGGGAGACCGCCCGGCGGGCGTGAAGTACGCGACCTACGACGGATCATGTGGTGCTCCCTTCCCGCCGAAGTGTCATGGGCATGACGATACGTGGGGGCATGACGCCCGGCTGGGGTGAGGTGGGGACATGGGGGGACTGCGCCGGACCGGATCGTAGGAGCGCCGGAAAGCCCCGTCAATAGGTCTGGACCAATGACCCGCGATTTCGCGGCGACCCGAGGCCGGACAAGGGGTGCACAATCGTTTACCGTGGGGGGTGAACGGTTGTGCACCCCTGGGTGTCCAGCCCCCTCCGCACCCCTGGAGCACCATGGCCCCCGCGATACCGGCACCCGGCCCGGCCCCCGACGACCGAGCCGCCCTCTCCCCCGCCCCCGGCACCCCCCGCAGCCGTCGCCCCGGGCTCGTCATGCCCGTCCTCGCCTTCTGCGGCATGGTCGTCGCCGTCATGCAGACCCTCGTGGTCCCGCTGCTGCCGCACGTCCCCGACCTGACGGGGGCGAGCCCGGGCGCCGCGGGCTGGCTGGTCACCATCACGCTGCTGACCGGCGCGGTCTTCACCCCCGTGCTCGGCCGCGTCGGTGACATGTACGGAAAGCGGCGCGTGCTGCTGGCCTCGCTGGGCGTGCTCACCGCCGGCTCCGTGCTGTGCGCGGTCAGCTCCGACATCGGCGTCCTCATCACCGGCCGGGCCCTGCAGGGAGCGGCGCTCGCGGTCATCCCCCTGGGCATCAGCATCATCCGCGACGAGCTGCCGGCCGAGCGGGTGCTCTCCGCCATAGCACTCATGAGCTCGACGCTCGGCATCGGTGCGGCCATCGGCCTGCCCGTCGCCGCGGTGGTCATGGAGAACTTCGACTGGCACACCATGTTCTGGGCGTCGGCGGCGCTCGGCCTCCTCGACCTGGTGCTGGTGCTGTGGATAGTCCCCGAGTCCCCGGTGCGTTCGTACGGCCGCTTCGACCTCCCCGGCACCCTGGGGCTGACCGCCACCCTCGTCGGGCTGCTGCTCGCCATCACCCAGGGCTCGGACTGGGGCTGGAGCTCCCCCCGCACGCTCGGCCTCCTCGGCGCCTCCGTGGCCGTGGGCCTGCTGTGGGGCTGGTACGAGCTGCGCACCGACTCCCCGATGGTCGACCTGCGGGTCTCCGCCCGGCCCGCCGTCCTGCTCACCAACGTGGCCGCGCTGCTGATCGGCTTCGCGTTCTACGCGAACTCCCTGGTCACCGGGCAGATGGTGCAGGAGCCCACCAGCACCGGGTACGGCCTCGGCGCGTCCATCGTGGTGAGCGGCCTGTGCCTGCTGCCGGGCGGCCTGGCCATGGTGGCCCTCTCCCCCGTCTCGGCACGGATCTCGGCCGCCTACGGGCCGCGCACCGCGCTCGCGCTGGCCTCCGTCGTCATGGCCGTGGGCTACGCGGTCCGCTTCTTCACCAGCCACAGCCTGTGGCTGATCGTGGCCGGCGCCACGGTCGTG
Protein-coding sequences here:
- a CDS encoding DUF6480 family protein, with amino-acid sequence MSAPNPVSGPDPRRWVPPGETPPGESSTGSETGPYRPLSRGWGTAPLVLIWLVALVFALFFLAYAIILNLNV
- a CDS encoding PP2C family protein-serine/threonine phosphatase; this encodes MKPVIAQDPETLKQVVASEVAALRTAARRDAGVRPDPAPTAPGPQDGETARACPCGAAGGPGHACADQDGHDPWACVCATLPAIPVSAALLVPVRDEDGRTGDFTVRAGNHVRSAQWLDAPDRHIGRRLLEVQPGAAAGGLIEALAEVLTTGRALHDHAVDYTEQRGDGLHRARLLYDAASCGDQVLVTWRPARNRTEMLSLDAQYIASMGWGTWDLLSGDTTWSEGLHAIFRTEEGRALSLVELCDAVLLDDVPRFGKMLTALLEGEEPAGAEVRFSVLGEIRTLHLVGHPVIARDGLPWALHLIARDLTAQVHSRQRLAATRRQREELRKEAAAERLVATALREALLPTHSAELAELGLSVAAAYLPAESDAVGGDWYKCRRLPDGRILLAIGDACGHGLGAVARMAQQRHALAGLAHAPGTHAGQLTTWLNELVCGDDAAETATGIIGHIDGERHFRWACAGHPAPLLLRDGRASELDTSHRGPLFGLLPGHEFATATVPLRRGDLLLLYTDGMVERRGEDIGQGIETLRRVLVSCAGLGAQEAMDRLMAAFTPEQNEDDTCLEDDTCLVAVRLD
- a CDS encoding carbohydrate binding domain-containing protein; translation: MIRRRSRTSRPPGGLPPRPGPDRTPPGPAVLRRVLAAVSAVAVIATGLAVAGSVSAGAAPANLVANSGFENGLTDWTCAGGGAAAVGSPVRSGASALKAAPTGQDTAQCSQTVSVQPNSQYSLSAYVQGSYVYLGATGSGLTGTTSTWTPNSPSYSQLGLTFTTGPNTTSVTVYLHGWYGQPAYYADDVSLSGPGGTTPPPTTAPPTTTPPTTAPPTTTPPTTAPPTTAPPTTPPPTTPPGDTCPTKPRPSGKVLQGYWENWDGASNGVHPGMGWIPITDSRIAAHGYNVINAAFPVILSDGTVLWQDGMDAGVKVSTPAEMCRAKAAGATLLMSIGGAAAGIDLSSSTVADKFVATVVPILKRYNFDGIDIDIETGLSGSGDINTLSASQSNLIRIIDGVLAQMPAGFGLTMAPETAYVTGGSVTYGSIWGAYLPIIKKYADNGRLWWLNMQYYNGSMYGCSGDSYQAGTVQGFTAQTTCLNNGLTIQGTTVKVPYDKQVPGLPAQPGAGGGHMAPSLVGQAWNAYGGSLKGLMTWSVNWDGSKGWTFGDNVKSLQNR
- a CDS encoding MFS transporter, translated to MAPAIPAPGPAPDDRAALSPAPGTPRSRRPGLVMPVLAFCGMVVAVMQTLVVPLLPHVPDLTGASPGAAGWLVTITLLTGAVFTPVLGRVGDMYGKRRVLLASLGVLTAGSVLCAVSSDIGVLITGRALQGAALAVIPLGISIIRDELPAERVLSAIALMSSTLGIGAAIGLPVAAVVMENFDWHTMFWASAALGLLDLVLVLWIVPESPVRSYGRFDLPGTLGLTATLVGLLLAITQGSDWGWSSPRTLGLLGASVAVGLLWGWYELRTDSPMVDLRVSARPAVLLTNVAALLIGFAFYANSLVTGQMVQEPTSTGYGLGASIVVSGLCLLPGGLAMVALSPVSARISAAYGPRTALALASVVMAVGYAVRFFTSHSLWLIVAGATVVASGTAIAYSALPALVMRAVPVGETAAANGLNTLMRSVGQACCSAVVAAVLAHVTFVVGGRTAPTLHAYLLIFLIAGGTALAALVATLFLPSDRSSKRSPGRRGGGRGPLRGRAGGTVTVSASVTAARESA
- a CDS encoding DUF5709 domain-containing protein, whose amino-acid sequence is MSDTGARGDDVYQPQPEDEPSELQPDMDDSLGEPGTDAVLDQGYSPPERPHARQGDDTTGGAQRTGESLDQRLAREEPDQEPPAGDGIGDLVDGEGEPVDPEAGGRRAGRLAPVAGTPHANSVLAHDVGIDAGAASAEEAAVHVIEDPEDGPLP